In the Hordeum vulgare subsp. vulgare chromosome 7H, MorexV3_pseudomolecules_assembly, whole genome shotgun sequence genome, one interval contains:
- the LOC123411311 gene encoding AUGMIN subunit 2-like: MAAAQKPAKRLGGMAEALAIAGDLGFPAPPAQEGQNTSDKSDDLVRVLRELTVVQRNIANLQVELQGRKDDKNIAHLTHVSEMEKKCESLARITAILKDVIQNKDRIIARLQQPYSLDCIPVEAEYQKQFSELLLKAASDYGALTASVGDFQWSQNFRESPAVWGEMLRPIPAALASCTRFFEAMSAMRESFSTLQTLRVGPSSLAVTPGGSSADSKFLTPPQWREGSMLNSWKQVDDVNPESDGLDGMNQRRLSWPSSINRDL; the protein is encoded by the exons atggcggcggcgcagAAGCCGGCGAAGCGGCTCGGTGGTATGGCAGAGGCGCTCGCCATCGCCGGGGACCTCGGCTTCCCGGCCCCTCCCGCGCAG GAAGGTCAGAACAcctcggacaaaagtgatgacctGGTCAGGGTATTAAGGGAGCTGACTGTCGTGCAGCGGAACATTGCCAATTTGCAAGTTGAGCTACAAGGCAGAAAG GATGATAAAAACATTGCTCATTTGACTCATGTTAGTGAAATGGAAAAGAAGTGTGAATCCTTGGCCAGAATTACTGCTATTTTGAAAGATGTTATTCAAAACAAG GACCGCATTATTGCCCGTCTGCAGCAACCTTACTCGCTTGATTGCATTCCTGTTGAAGCTGAGTACCAG AAACAATTCTCGGAGCTACTTCTGAAGGCGGCAAGTGACTATGGAGCATTGACAGCATCAGTTGGAGATTTCCAGTGGAGTCAAAACTTCAGAGAGTCGCCTGCTGTATGGGGT GAAATGCTACGACCGATACCTGCTGCGCTTGCATCCTGCACCCGGttcttcgaggccatgtctgcgatGAGGGAATCCTTTTCTACTCTTCAAACACTACGTGTTGGTCCTTCTTCTCTGGCAGTGACCCCAGGTGGCTCCAGTGCTGATTCGAAGTTCTTAACGCCACCTCAGTGGAGAGAGGGCTCAATGCTCAATAGCTGGAAGCAAGTGGACGACGTAAACCCTGAAAGCGATGGACTCGACGGTATGAACCAGAGGAGGCTGTCATGGCCATCCTCCATTAACAGGGACCTGTAG